In the Streptomyces sp. NBC_00525 genome, one interval contains:
- a CDS encoding SDR family oxidoreductase, whose protein sequence is MTDHAYDDSALDGRIAVVGLDCRLPGARDHTEFWRDLLAGTERIADVDEGTLSAAGVPPESAADPRYVRRASAVEDADLFDASFFYLSAREAERMDPQLRMFLQCSWAALEHSGHDSEQYPGRIGVFAGALNSTYLLNNVLTGEKGFNGSIRRMRQDLPTLMGNDPNYLATRVSYHLNLTGPSISVQTACSTSLVAVHTAVQSLLSQECDVALAGGVALRFPQEAGYLHESDGIASASGTVRPFDAGADGTVFGNGAGVVVLKRLADALADGDTIWAVVRGSAVGNDGADRAGYAAPGVSGQAAVLAEALAVAGVDPADVSYLEAHGTGTRMGDPIELAAAAQAYDAEGAPPLTIGSVKANLGHLSVAAGVTAFIKCVLMLHHRTLVPTPHFTAWNPECAVEGTRFRVGTAAEPWEGDGPLRCAVTSTGMGGTTAHVVLEEAPQTGTRPRAGAAPVVVLPVSAKSPAALQAARTALADHLEATAPADAGESGDTGLDDTAYTLATARRTFNYRTVVTAPDRATAVQALRSGDPRHSHQDSGQPAGRPVVLLFPGQGTQHPAMGQGWYEHLPVFRAALDECAELLLPHLGLDLRDALYPALRGTGGASGGPSLDRTLLTQPALFAVEYALARQWQEWGVHPAALVGHSVGEYVAATLAGVFRLPDALRVIAERGRLVDALPGGVMAAVMLPPGELAAYLGDDVALAAVNEPAVCTVAGTREAVRELTARLTADGVAHRKVVTSHAFHSPMMDPAVEPLTELLRGIELNRPRIPFLSNRTGTWIRDEEATDPAYWGAHLRDTVRFADCLATLLADDDHVFLEVGPGQTLATFTRRHPDRETGVPVITSAARGRDAGADLTAVHAALGRLWAAGLPVDWTGFHAGRGSGRVPLPTYPFEGTRYWIEPGSDTLTAATGRSAAAPAGKLPLDDWLSAPVWRPAVGTPDTGARPLTDPVLLFADPDGTAERLSAHAFAGEVLIVRAGDAYGRDGDTWTVRPDSEEDHGRLVADLLAEDRLPGHLVHAWSTGALPPEPGVERFEQAQRAGLYSLIALVKALSEHGVTRPVQLDLVSAGAYAVSTAEPEPAAELVTLAVAARVIGQEHGNIGSRHFDLPARPDERSLRTLAAELGSFRRPEVAVTLRGATRWVTEMARVRADWSAPAASRLKDGGVYLITGGLGEIGSTIAAWLHRECGARLALLTREALPARAAWDGWLEEHPHDDETALRIKRLRALEAAGAAPFLVNADVADADGLRTAVEKVKAQFGGLDGVVHAAGLPSEQWDRAVTAAGVEQCQWHFVSKAHGQIALEKVLADHPVDFCLMLSSLAGVLGGLRLLGYGAANHFMDAAAERANRGLDRTVWISAAWDVWQHHQDEKRALSAIGRSMDDKAIQPDEGLETIRRLLTLRDVSHVAVSTWDIDHRLDQWVRDERIATPVAGVPAGEAGPDAASGDLTDQVARLVRDALGAEEMPLDGDIFEFGGDSLLIVRLLSNVREQFSVEVSLADVLGDPTPRALAGLVDDRLRATAATDDEVALLAQELDGLDPAELERLLAAAENDPAADPAAGTSQEQER, encoded by the coding sequence GTGACTGACCACGCGTACGACGACTCAGCCCTCGATGGCCGGATTGCCGTCGTGGGCCTGGACTGCCGACTGCCGGGCGCCCGTGACCACACGGAGTTCTGGCGCGACCTGCTGGCCGGCACCGAGCGGATCGCCGACGTGGACGAGGGCACGCTGAGCGCCGCCGGAGTCCCCCCGGAGTCGGCCGCCGACCCCCGCTACGTACGCCGCGCCTCGGCCGTCGAGGACGCCGACCTGTTCGACGCGTCGTTCTTCTACCTCAGCGCCCGCGAGGCCGAGCGGATGGACCCGCAGCTGCGGATGTTCCTGCAGTGCTCCTGGGCCGCGCTCGAACACAGCGGCCACGACTCGGAGCAGTATCCGGGCCGCATCGGCGTCTTCGCCGGCGCGCTCAACAGCACCTACCTCCTCAACAACGTGCTCACCGGGGAGAAGGGCTTCAACGGGTCGATCCGGCGGATGCGCCAGGACCTGCCCACCCTGATGGGCAACGACCCCAACTACCTGGCGACCCGCGTCTCCTACCACCTCAACCTCACCGGCCCCAGCATCTCGGTGCAGACGGCCTGCTCGACCTCACTGGTCGCGGTGCACACCGCCGTCCAGAGCCTGCTGTCCCAGGAGTGCGACGTCGCGCTCGCGGGCGGCGTGGCCCTGCGCTTCCCGCAGGAGGCGGGATACCTCCACGAGTCCGACGGCATCGCCTCCGCCTCCGGCACGGTCCGGCCCTTCGACGCCGGGGCCGACGGCACGGTCTTCGGCAACGGAGCCGGCGTGGTGGTCCTCAAGCGGCTGGCCGACGCGCTCGCGGACGGCGACACGATCTGGGCGGTGGTCCGGGGCTCCGCCGTGGGCAACGACGGCGCCGACCGGGCCGGTTACGCGGCGCCCGGCGTCTCCGGACAGGCCGCCGTCCTCGCCGAGGCGCTGGCCGTCGCCGGCGTGGACCCCGCCGACGTCAGCTATCTGGAGGCGCACGGCACCGGCACCCGGATGGGCGACCCGATCGAACTGGCCGCCGCGGCCCAGGCCTACGACGCCGAGGGCGCCCCGCCGCTCACCATCGGCTCGGTCAAGGCCAACCTGGGCCACCTCAGCGTGGCCGCAGGCGTCACCGCGTTCATCAAGTGCGTCCTGATGCTCCACCACCGCACCCTCGTACCCACCCCGCACTTCACCGCCTGGAACCCGGAGTGCGCCGTCGAGGGCACCCGCTTCCGCGTCGGCACCGCCGCCGAACCCTGGGAGGGCGACGGCCCCCTGCGCTGCGCCGTCACCTCCACCGGCATGGGCGGCACCACCGCCCACGTCGTCCTGGAGGAGGCCCCGCAGACCGGCACCCGGCCCCGCGCCGGCGCCGCGCCCGTGGTGGTGCTCCCGGTCTCGGCGAAATCACCGGCCGCCCTGCAGGCCGCCCGTACCGCACTCGCCGACCACCTGGAGGCCACCGCCCCCGCCGACGCGGGGGAGTCCGGCGACACCGGCCTCGACGACACGGCGTACACCCTCGCCACCGCCCGCCGCACCTTCAACTACCGGACCGTCGTCACCGCCCCGGACCGCGCCACCGCCGTACAGGCCCTGCGCAGCGGCGACCCGCGCCACAGCCACCAGGACTCCGGGCAGCCCGCCGGCCGCCCCGTCGTCCTGCTGTTCCCCGGCCAGGGCACCCAGCACCCCGCCATGGGCCAGGGCTGGTACGAGCACCTGCCGGTCTTCCGCGCCGCCCTGGACGAGTGCGCCGAACTGCTCCTGCCCCACCTCGGGCTCGACCTGCGGGACGCGCTCTACCCGGCCCTGCGCGGGACCGGCGGCGCGTCCGGCGGCCCGAGCCTGGACCGCACCCTGCTCACCCAGCCCGCCCTGTTCGCCGTCGAGTACGCGCTCGCCCGGCAGTGGCAGGAGTGGGGCGTGCACCCCGCCGCCCTCGTCGGCCACAGCGTCGGCGAGTACGTCGCCGCCACCCTGGCCGGGGTCTTCCGGCTGCCGGACGCCCTGCGGGTGATCGCCGAACGCGGCCGCCTGGTGGACGCGCTGCCCGGCGGCGTGATGGCCGCCGTCATGCTGCCGCCCGGCGAACTGGCCGCATACCTCGGCGACGACGTCGCGCTGGCCGCGGTCAACGAGCCCGCCGTCTGCACCGTCGCCGGGACCAGGGAGGCGGTCCGCGAGCTGACCGCCCGGCTCACCGCGGACGGCGTCGCCCACCGCAAGGTCGTCACCTCCCACGCCTTCCACTCGCCGATGATGGACCCCGCCGTCGAACCGCTCACCGAACTGCTGCGCGGCATCGAGCTGAACCGCCCCCGGATTCCGTTCCTGTCCAACCGGACCGGGACCTGGATACGGGACGAGGAGGCCACCGACCCCGCCTACTGGGGCGCCCACCTCCGCGACACCGTCCGGTTCGCCGACTGCCTCGCCACCCTGCTCGCCGACGACGACCACGTCTTCCTCGAAGTCGGCCCAGGCCAGACCCTGGCCACCTTCACCCGCCGCCACCCCGACCGCGAGACCGGAGTACCGGTCATCACCTCCGCCGCGCGCGGCCGCGACGCCGGCGCCGACCTCACCGCGGTGCACGCCGCGCTCGGCCGGCTCTGGGCGGCGGGCCTGCCGGTGGACTGGACGGGCTTCCACGCGGGCCGGGGCAGCGGCCGGGTGCCGCTGCCCACCTACCCCTTCGAGGGCACCCGCTACTGGATCGAACCCGGCTCCGACACGCTGACCGCGGCGACCGGCCGGAGCGCCGCCGCCCCGGCCGGGAAGCTGCCGCTGGACGACTGGCTCTCGGCGCCCGTGTGGCGCCCGGCCGTCGGCACCCCGGACACCGGGGCCCGGCCGCTCACCGACCCCGTACTCCTCTTCGCCGACCCGGACGGCACCGCCGAGCGCCTGAGCGCCCACGCCTTCGCCGGCGAGGTGCTCATCGTGCGCGCGGGCGACGCGTACGGCCGCGACGGCGACACCTGGACGGTGCGGCCCGACTCCGAGGAGGACCACGGCCGCCTCGTCGCCGACCTGCTCGCCGAGGACCGGCTGCCCGGCCACCTGGTGCACGCCTGGTCCACCGGCGCACTCCCGCCCGAGCCCGGCGTCGAGCGCTTCGAGCAGGCCCAGCGGGCCGGCCTCTACAGCCTGATCGCCCTCGTCAAGGCGCTGAGCGAGCACGGCGTGACCCGCCCCGTCCAGCTCGACCTGGTGAGCGCCGGAGCGTACGCGGTCAGCACCGCCGAGCCCGAACCGGCCGCCGAACTGGTCACCCTGGCCGTGGCCGCCCGCGTCATCGGCCAGGAGCACGGCAACATCGGCTCCCGCCACTTCGACCTGCCCGCCCGGCCCGACGAGCGGTCGCTGCGCACCCTCGCCGCCGAACTGGGCTCCTTCCGGCGCCCGGAGGTGGCCGTCACCCTGCGCGGCGCCACCCGCTGGGTCACCGAGATGGCCCGCGTCCGCGCGGACTGGAGCGCCCCGGCCGCGTCCCGGCTGAAGGACGGCGGCGTCTACCTGATCACCGGCGGGCTCGGCGAGATCGGCTCCACCATCGCGGCCTGGCTGCACCGCGAGTGCGGCGCCCGGCTCGCCCTGCTGACGCGCGAGGCGCTGCCCGCGCGGGCGGCCTGGGACGGCTGGCTGGAGGAGCACCCGCACGACGACGAGACGGCGCTGCGGATCAAGCGGCTGCGCGCCCTGGAGGCCGCCGGGGCCGCCCCCTTCCTCGTCAACGCCGACGTCGCGGACGCGGACGGGCTGCGTACCGCCGTCGAGAAGGTGAAGGCCCAGTTCGGCGGGCTCGACGGGGTCGTCCACGCGGCCGGCCTGCCGAGCGAGCAGTGGGACCGCGCCGTCACCGCGGCCGGCGTCGAGCAGTGCCAGTGGCACTTCGTGTCCAAGGCGCACGGCCAGATCGCCCTGGAGAAGGTCCTCGCCGACCACCCCGTCGACTTCTGCCTCATGCTCTCCTCCCTCGCCGGGGTGCTCGGCGGTCTGCGGCTGCTCGGCTACGGCGCCGCCAACCACTTCATGGACGCGGCGGCCGAACGCGCCAACCGGGGCCTGGACCGCACCGTGTGGATCAGCGCCGCCTGGGACGTGTGGCAGCACCACCAGGACGAGAAGCGGGCCCTGTCGGCCATCGGACGCAGCATGGACGACAAGGCCATCCAGCCGGACGAGGGCCTGGAGACCATCCGCCGGCTCCTGACGCTGCGCGACGTCTCCCATGTCGCCGTCTCCACCTGGGACATCGACCACCGGCTCGACCAGTGGGTGCGCGACGAACGCATCGCCACACCGGTGGCCGGCGTCCCCGCGGGCGAGGCGGGCCCGGACGCCGCGTCCGGCGACCTCACCGACCAGGTGGCCCGGCTGGTGCGCGACGCGCTGGGCGCCGAGGAGATGCCGCTCGACGGCGACATCTTCGAGTTCGGCGGCGACTCGCTGCTGATCGTCCGGCTGCTCTCGAACGTGCGCGAGCAGTTCTCCGTCGAGGTGTCACTGGCCGACGTGCTCGGCGACCCGACCCCGCGGGCGCTGGCCGGCCTGGTCGACGACCGGCTCCGGGCCACCGCCGCCACCGACGACGAAGTCGCGCTGCTGGCGCAGGAGCTGGACGGGCTCGACCCGGCCGAACTCGAACGACTGCTCGCGGCGGCCGAGAACGACCCGGCCGCGGACCCGGCGGCCGGCACCTCTCAGGAACAGGAGCGCTGA
- a CDS encoding MupA/Atu3671 family FMN-dependent luciferase-like monooxygenase: protein MDFSLIFFSGDEKNKYRFVLDAAKYADENGFTAIWTPERHFHRFGGLYPNPSVLGAGLAMATQRLQIRAGSVILPLHSPIRVAEEWSVVDNLSRGRAGIALATGFSPVDFAINPAGWEDRRRRTFDAVTTLRELWEGAPVYVQDGLGNHVEIELHPQPVQPELPIWLTCTKSPETFETAGRLGCNVLTALIDMTNEELEDKLALYFKTLREHGHDPDGVTVTLMLHTFIGTDLDEVRETVREPFSDYLRSFFTVIDSQKKNLAPGAGVRDMTQSDQDQLIEFAFDKYFGKGALLGTPDSCGAVVDRFQGMGVTEIACLIDFGVDEDLVVESLSHLNELRGRYA from the coding sequence GTGGACTTCAGTCTGATCTTCTTCTCGGGCGACGAGAAGAACAAGTACCGGTTCGTCCTGGACGCGGCCAAGTACGCCGACGAGAACGGCTTCACCGCCATCTGGACCCCGGAACGGCACTTCCACCGGTTCGGCGGCCTCTACCCGAACCCCTCGGTGCTCGGAGCCGGCCTGGCCATGGCCACCCAGCGCCTCCAGATCCGGGCCGGCAGCGTCATCCTCCCGCTGCACAGCCCGATCCGGGTCGCCGAGGAGTGGTCCGTGGTGGACAACCTCTCCCGAGGCCGGGCCGGCATCGCCCTGGCCACCGGCTTCAGCCCGGTCGACTTCGCCATCAACCCGGCCGGCTGGGAGGACCGGCGCCGGCGCACCTTCGACGCCGTCACCACCCTGCGCGAACTGTGGGAGGGGGCGCCGGTCTACGTCCAGGACGGCCTGGGCAACCACGTCGAGATCGAGCTGCACCCGCAGCCCGTCCAGCCCGAACTGCCCATCTGGCTCACCTGCACCAAGAGCCCGGAGACCTTCGAGACCGCGGGCCGGCTCGGCTGCAACGTGCTGACCGCGCTCATCGACATGACCAACGAGGAGCTGGAGGACAAGCTCGCGCTGTACTTCAAGACCCTCCGGGAACACGGGCACGACCCGGACGGCGTCACCGTCACGCTGATGCTGCACACGTTCATCGGCACCGACCTCGACGAGGTCCGCGAGACCGTCCGCGAGCCGTTCAGCGACTACCTGCGCTCCTTCTTCACCGTCATCGACTCGCAGAAGAAGAACCTCGCGCCGGGCGCCGGCGTGCGGGACATGACACAGAGCGACCAGGACCAGCTGATCGAGTTCGCCTTCGACAAGTACTTCGGGAAGGGGGCGCTCCTCGGCACCCCGGACTCCTGCGGAGCCGTCGTCGACCGCTTCCAGGGCATGGGCGTCACCGAGATCGCCTGCCTCATCGACTTCGGCGTCGACGAGGACCTCGTCGTGGAGAGCCTCAGCCACCTCAACGAGCTGCGCGGGCGGTACGCATGA
- a CDS encoding condensation domain-containing protein codes for MSDTLATRLAALTPEQRARLRAALPGARPDTGEPAPGQLRLWQVHQQVDGRPVDVVCQAVRFTGAPVDLDLLAARVRGFAAAHEALRTTFETSGDGTGTVRRVVHRELAPRLSRIRCADEAEAHAAAVSLAAEPFDPATGPLLRVALAEGPAPDLAWMLVAVHNLVFDAWSFELLLDELARKTDPAAAPRPYSAYVRDQADWLRGPEGRAGAAYWAAETAAAPAPLPTDRPRAEPARRDGARIAFTLPAPVADAVAASAQREATTAYAGWLAVAWAALAEFGGSEDVLLGTFTTGRNRPGTDTVVGYLLNVLPVRLRDGGTGSHRDRVRAVRTATRAGLEHASYPGELIDAGRRVPGTHPLFDAVFVFDNLGADERRVQGARVTTADLDKGTARFDLTLAVYPGPDGVTGWLEYDTALYDEATVRRLAERFTALAHLAAQEADQ; via the coding sequence ATGAGTGACACGCTCGCCACCCGCCTCGCCGCCCTCACCCCGGAACAGCGCGCCCGCCTCCGCGCCGCGCTGCCGGGAGCGCGGCCCGACACCGGCGAACCGGCCCCCGGACAGCTCCGGCTGTGGCAGGTGCACCAGCAGGTGGACGGCCGGCCCGTCGACGTGGTGTGCCAGGCCGTCCGGTTCACCGGCGCACCCGTCGACCTCGACCTCCTGGCCGCACGGGTACGCGGCTTCGCGGCCGCCCACGAGGCCCTGCGCACCACCTTCGAGACCTCCGGCGACGGCACGGGTACGGTACGCCGCGTCGTCCACCGGGAACTCGCCCCCCGCCTCTCCCGCATCCGCTGCGCCGACGAGGCCGAGGCCCACGCCGCCGCCGTAAGCCTCGCGGCGGAACCGTTCGACCCGGCCACCGGGCCGCTGCTGCGCGTGGCCCTGGCCGAGGGCCCCGCACCCGACCTGGCCTGGATGCTGGTCGCCGTGCACAACCTGGTCTTCGACGCCTGGTCGTTCGAGCTGCTCCTCGACGAACTGGCCCGGAAGACGGACCCGGCCGCCGCGCCCCGCCCGTACAGCGCCTACGTCCGGGACCAGGCGGACTGGCTGCGCGGCCCCGAGGGCCGGGCCGGTGCGGCCTACTGGGCGGCCGAGACCGCCGCCGCCCCCGCCCCGCTGCCCACGGACCGGCCCCGCGCCGAGCCGGCCCGGCGCGACGGCGCACGGATCGCCTTCACCCTCCCCGCGCCCGTCGCCGACGCCGTCGCCGCGTCCGCGCAACGGGAGGCGACCACCGCCTACGCGGGCTGGCTGGCCGTCGCCTGGGCCGCCCTCGCGGAGTTCGGCGGCAGCGAGGACGTCCTGCTCGGCACCTTCACCACCGGCCGCAACCGGCCGGGCACCGACACCGTGGTGGGCTATCTGCTCAACGTCCTGCCGGTACGGCTGCGGGACGGCGGCACCGGCTCGCACCGCGACCGGGTCCGCGCGGTACGCACCGCCACCCGCGCCGGCCTCGAACACGCCTCGTACCCCGGCGAACTGATCGACGCCGGTCGGCGGGTCCCCGGTACGCACCCGCTGTTCGACGCCGTCTTCGTCTTCGACAACCTCGGGGCCGACGAGCGGCGCGTCCAGGGCGCCCGGGTCACCACCGCCGACCTCGACAAGGGCACCGCGCGCTTCGACCTGACCCTCGCCGTCTACCCCGGCCCGGACGGGGTCACCGGCTGGCTGGAGTACGACACCGCCCTCTACGACGAGGCCACCGTGCGCCGGCTCGCCGAGCGGTTCACGGCGCTGGCGCACCTCGCGGCACAGGAGGCGGATCAGTGA
- a CDS encoding acyl carrier protein codes for MITPRLCAPAYELGECAEPVTGLPELVADPGIAAELTAPAAGFDTYRWSDAGITELMALAVGRTLAEARLPGGDIDMVLLATDSLPRDRTAHRDVAELLDETGIDRATVLTAGLMDCATAMVAVGTAASYVRDGTARNVLVVTGDLADRATGGQRVVAGGAAIASDAAASVLVSATAPGLPVRGMAHHSAPELNLGSGPQQQLLSRIRAHRELFARLADRCPSGLGTVRGVLPSNFARNVLRLYLSEVGLGGDVLSLGNVGRIGHCLGSDPLINLADRLAQDKDAPDGAGDDDSLVLFGAGVSHLAAVLLGARPLPRRTEGAS; via the coding sequence GTGATCACCCCACGGTTGTGCGCCCCGGCGTACGAACTCGGCGAGTGCGCCGAGCCGGTGACGGGACTGCCCGAGCTGGTGGCCGACCCCGGCATCGCGGCCGAACTCACCGCGCCCGCGGCCGGGTTCGACACCTACCGCTGGTCGGACGCCGGCATCACCGAGCTGATGGCCCTCGCCGTCGGCCGCACGCTTGCCGAGGCCCGGCTGCCGGGCGGCGACATCGACATGGTCCTCCTGGCGACGGACTCGCTGCCCCGCGACCGCACCGCCCACCGGGACGTCGCCGAACTCCTCGACGAGACGGGCATCGACCGGGCGACCGTGCTCACCGCGGGGCTCATGGACTGTGCCACGGCCATGGTCGCGGTGGGCACCGCCGCGTCGTACGTGCGCGACGGAACGGCCCGCAACGTCCTGGTCGTCACCGGCGACCTCGCCGACCGGGCGACCGGCGGACAGCGCGTCGTGGCCGGCGGCGCGGCCATCGCCAGCGACGCCGCCGCGTCGGTCCTGGTGTCCGCCACCGCGCCCGGCCTCCCGGTCCGGGGCATGGCCCACCACTCCGCGCCCGAACTGAACCTGGGCAGCGGGCCGCAGCAACAGCTGCTGTCCCGGATCAGGGCGCACCGCGAGCTGTTCGCGCGCCTCGCGGACCGCTGCCCGTCCGGCCTCGGCACCGTACGCGGCGTCCTGCCCAGCAACTTCGCCCGCAACGTCCTGCGGCTCTACCTCTCCGAGGTCGGCCTCGGCGGCGACGTGCTGTCGCTCGGCAACGTCGGCCGGATCGGCCACTGCCTCGGCAGCGACCCGCTGATCAACCTCGCGGACCGGCTCGCGCAGGACAAGGACGCCCCGGACGGGGCGGGCGACGACGACTCGCTCGTCCTGTTCGGCGCGGGCGTCTCGCACCTGGCGGCCGTCCTGCTCGGGGCGCGTCCGCTGCCCCGGCGGACGGAAGGGGCCTCGTGA
- a CDS encoding flavin reductase family protein — MRTTGAEPATVTASELRAAARCLPAGVTVVTSGSGSSVHGMTVSSFTTLSLAPPLASFSVKEGARIRGLIEESGAFVVNVLAAEQAPVARWFADSERPMGAGGFARAAGPADAPFAAGFVLAGAIGYFTCRLVRFVEAGDHVIAIGAVERCGTLRDAPPLVFEGGAFRTVRPVPPD, encoded by the coding sequence GTGAGGACCACCGGTGCGGAACCGGCGACGGTCACCGCGTCCGAACTGCGCGCGGCGGCCCGCTGTCTGCCCGCCGGGGTCACGGTGGTGACCAGCGGCAGCGGCTCATCGGTGCACGGCATGACGGTGAGTTCCTTCACCACGCTGTCGCTCGCCCCGCCCCTCGCGTCGTTCTCCGTCAAGGAGGGCGCCCGCATCCGGGGCCTCATCGAGGAGTCCGGCGCGTTCGTCGTCAACGTGCTGGCGGCCGAACAGGCCCCGGTGGCGCGGTGGTTCGCCGACTCCGAACGGCCCATGGGCGCGGGCGGCTTCGCCCGCGCGGCCGGGCCGGCGGACGCGCCGTTCGCCGCCGGGTTCGTCCTGGCCGGCGCCATCGGCTACTTCACCTGCCGGCTCGTGCGGTTCGTCGAGGCGGGCGACCACGTCATCGCGATCGGCGCGGTGGAGCGCTGCGGAACCCTCCGGGACGCGCCGCCCCTGGTGTTCGAGGGCGGTGCGTTCCGCACGGTGAGACCCGTCCCGCCGGACTGA
- a CDS encoding MFS transporter produces MTQHLDKELTRDEPSPRPTPLPEAPAAGAPVALSRRDRLVLFVLCAAQFMIALDFSVLNVALPNLGTDLGLGQSELQWAVTAFALPSGGFLLLFGRMGDLYGRRKLFLAGLALFGAASVLTTFAWDPASFLAGRALQGVGAAAIVPTAMSLLTTTFPEGPLRDRALGINGTLLSLGFTVGMVLGGVLTDTLGWRSTMALLALFAVIVLPLAPSLLSESRRPERPRLDVPGAVTVTGGLLALIYALSTAADRGFGGADVIVALIAGVVLLAVFAVVESRTAEPLISLPMLRRRTVAWGNLGGLVTFAMMSTVVFAMTLYFQEVLELSAFQTGLVFGFQGTAAAVSGAFVPKVLGLLGARWTLVVSLVVQGLSVAGLLVVGTESWSVWPAALCLALACVCNLGAIVAYGLTVTSGVPDEEQGLATGLVTSTQQVGITVGIPLLGVVATTTSDRLAGVHTVLAIDAAVVLVTAALVAVGLSGGRTAERGR; encoded by the coding sequence ATGACCCAGCACCTCGACAAAGAACTCACCCGGGACGAACCCTCGCCCCGGCCCACCCCGCTCCCCGAGGCGCCCGCCGCCGGGGCGCCGGTCGCCCTCTCCCGCCGGGACCGGCTGGTCCTCTTCGTGCTGTGCGCCGCGCAGTTCATGATCGCGCTCGACTTCTCGGTGCTGAACGTGGCCCTGCCGAACCTCGGTACGGACCTCGGCCTCGGCCAGTCCGAACTGCAGTGGGCGGTCACCGCGTTCGCCCTGCCCTCCGGCGGATTCCTGCTGCTGTTCGGGCGGATGGGGGACCTGTACGGCCGCCGGAAGCTGTTCCTGGCCGGACTCGCCCTGTTCGGCGCGGCCTCGGTGCTCACCACCTTCGCCTGGGACCCGGCCTCCTTCCTCGCCGGCCGGGCCCTCCAGGGGGTCGGCGCGGCGGCGATCGTCCCGACCGCCATGTCGCTGCTCACCACCACGTTCCCCGAGGGCCCGCTGCGGGACCGTGCGCTGGGCATCAACGGCACGCTGCTCTCGCTCGGCTTCACCGTCGGCATGGTGCTGGGCGGCGTCCTGACGGACACCCTCGGCTGGCGCTCGACGATGGCCCTGCTCGCGCTGTTCGCCGTCATCGTCCTGCCGCTGGCCCCCTCGCTGCTCAGCGAGTCCCGGCGGCCCGAGCGACCCCGCCTGGACGTGCCGGGCGCCGTCACCGTCACCGGTGGACTGCTCGCCCTGATCTACGCCCTGTCGACGGCGGCCGACCGGGGCTTCGGCGGCGCCGACGTGATCGTGGCGCTGATCGCGGGCGTGGTGCTCCTGGCGGTGTTCGCGGTGGTCGAGTCCCGGACCGCCGAGCCGCTGATCTCGCTGCCGATGCTCAGGCGCCGCACGGTGGCCTGGGGCAACCTGGGCGGCCTGGTCACCTTCGCGATGATGAGCACCGTCGTCTTCGCCATGACCCTGTACTTCCAGGAGGTGCTGGAGCTCTCCGCGTTCCAGACGGGTCTGGTTTTCGGGTTCCAGGGCACGGCCGCCGCGGTCTCGGGCGCCTTCGTGCCGAAGGTCCTCGGCCTGCTGGGGGCCCGCTGGACCCTGGTCGTGTCCCTCGTCGTGCAGGGCCTCTCGGTGGCGGGGCTGCTGGTCGTCGGCACCGAGAGCTGGAGCGTGTGGCCGGCGGCCCTCTGCCTCGCGCTGGCCTGTGTGTGCAACCTCGGCGCGATCGTCGCCTACGGGCTGACGGTGACCTCCGGCGTGCCCGACGAGGAACAGGGGCTCGCGACCGGCCTGGTGACCTCCACCCAGCAGGTCGGCATCACCGTGGGCATCCCGCTG